Within the Pirellulales bacterium genome, the region CAACACGTATTGGCAGGTCGCTACCGACCCTTCTCCCCCCGACACAAATCTGGATTACAACACGTATTGGGCTGAGGTGCAGGCGAAGCAGGAGTACCAGCAGCGATAGTTGGAGCAGCGCCAGCGGGAAGCGCATCGGCAGGATTCGGTCACAGTCCCGGTAAGTGTGAGCGGGAGCGTCGGCCAAGCTCGTCCTGCTTGCTCGGCCGCCGTTCCTGACACGTGAACGGTTGCCCGTGGAACCGTCATCGAAAAGCGGTCTGCCGAGCCGATTCCGACGAACGCTGCGCTTCTCGCGGTGGCCTCTCTGCTCTCGGCATCGCCAATCGAAACTCGCGACTGCGTGTTTTTCACCACACGACGGCCCGCGACATCGGCTTGCCGCGCAATAATCCCGGACGTCGAACCGGCGGATTCTGATGCGGAACCTATTTCGAGTTTAACAGGTTTCAACCGCTTACCGATCTTAGGCCCTGGCTCCCTCCCCCGCGCCACCCCCCGCCTTGTACGATGACATTTTGCCAAAACACACCCGACTTGAGCGGAGGCCGCACCACGAGGCTGGGCACGGCGGCCGCAACACGATCGTCGCTTCGTGTCCGTGCAACCGCTAAGGAAAAGCGGGCATCCGAGCGCGCTCAAACCGATACGTTCCGACAACTCCAGCCACGCCCAGGTCGGACGACTGCTGGAGCTGTCGGTTTACCGTGGAATCCCGATAGCATCGTGGAGAGAAGGGATTCATCGCGGCTGTTTTAGCCGAGCGCGGACCAGCTCGGGCAAATACTTGACGGGCACGGTGCCCTCGGAAATCACGGCCTCGTGATAACGCCCCAGATCGAAGTTGTCGCCCATCTCGCGCTCGACCTGTTGCCGCAGGCGATACAATGCCATCCGACCGACAAAGTAAGTGCTCAGTTGCGTCGAACTCTGCTTGACGCGCACGATCTTGGCGCTCGCTTCCGCCTCGGATTGAAAGGCTTCCTCCATCAGAAACCCCAACACGCTGCCATCGGAGCTGTCGGTGTAATGCATCTGATGAGCGATGATCGCGTTGGCCACGGCCCGCAGATAGAACTTGAGCTGCATCAACCGCAGGCGCAGGTCGCCGTTGCCATAGCCCTGGTCGAGCATCATCTGCTCGGTGTACACGGCCCAACCTTCGGCGAAGACGCCGGACGCCAACACCCGCCGCACGAGTGACGATGTCCGATTGGCATACTCGAACTGCACGTAGTGTCCCGGATACGCTTCGTGGATCGTCAGGATTTGCAACATGCGAGGATTGTATTCCTGCAGGAACGTTTCCACGTACTTTGCATCCCCGTCGGGAGGACTGATGGCGTAAAAGCTTTCGGCTAGAGGGTCCAACGGCGCCGCGGAGTCAAGATAAGCGGCCGCATTCCCTCGCCGGAACTTTGGCATTTCGATCACTTGGCAGCGATCGGGATCCGGCAGTCGGAGAATATCGTGCTCGCGAATGAACGTTTTGATGCGGTCGACCGTGCTACGGGCGTCCCGGATCAGTTCGTCGGGGCGGCCGTGCTCCTGACCGATGGCGTCAATCACTTGACGGATGGTGGCGCGGCGACCGATCGCATCGTCCGGAGGCAACGGTCGCTTCGGAAAGTATTCGCTCCACAACTGGCGAGCGATGACGTACATGTCGCGTCGGACCCGCTCGAATTCGGTCTGAGCATCGGCGAACACTTGGTCGGCGGTCATTCCGGCGTCCAACTCCAGCTCCTGCTGGCGGCCGAACTTCTCCTTGCCTAGACGCCATTCGCCGGTGGCCCGCGACATCAAGTCCCCCTCCAGAAACGCTCCATAATCCTTCAACAGCGCCACGACAGTGGCGGCGGACCTTTTCAAGGCCTCGATCTGCGTCGTTTCTCTGGCCAGTTCAAAGATCTCCTTGTCGTAAAAGGAAATCATTCCGCGGTTCTGCCGGATGGCAGTCTCTAAGATGGCCTTGGGCGGACTGGTCAGGTTTGCCTTCGCCGCCGCCACGACCCGCGGGATTTGCCCCATGCGGGCAATGCAATTGGCGATGTTGGTCTCCTTGGGCAATGTCGAGCGCGTCAACAACACGTACACGCCGTCGTTGATGTAGCCGACATAGGTCCGCGGATCTTCTTCAAAGGGGTGTCGGTTCTCCGTGAGCCAAATGGTCGTTTCCAAGTCGTGCTTGAAGATCTCGAAGTCGATCTGGCCGGCCCGCGAAAGCGCCGAGTAGTCCACTTTCTTGGGCAGCTCATCGAGCGTCGTCCGAGCATGCGCCAGCCACCGTCCGCGCGCAGCGGGCGAAACGTCGTCGAGCAAATGATCGAATCGGTGATCTCCCAACCACGTCGCTCGCAGCGGCTGCATCTGAAAGTGTTCTTCGAGGTATTGCTTGAAGAAGTCTTCCATTTTTCGATCGGCCTCCTGAGCCGATGCCTGAGAAAGGCTGGCTATTGCCAGTGTCGCGATGGCCAAACGCACAGTGAGGGGAATCACGTTCATCGTAAGAGGCTCCGAAGGCGCCGCTTCCAAGGTGGCTACAAGCTGGCTTCAGCGTCAGCGATTCGTTGCATTCACCAGAGGCGTATCATAGTCCATCCAAAACCGCCGTGTACGGTTTGGATCCGACACCGCGATTTACAGCCGCTCGAAGTTCCACAGCGGATTCGCAACGGCGGTCGTCGATTCGGTCCGCTGATGAGTTCGCCGCGTGTTTCGCGGCGCCGATCGCGATTCGAGCGGCGTCAGGCTCGTCTCGGCCGGCGACAAGCTGATCTGCGTCAGCGACACGGCGGTGACCGCTTACCCAATCCAGCTAGAGCGCGTATACCGGTAGCCCGTCAGCCCCCGCGGCCAGGCCCCCCGGGGGGTCTTGCGTCTTTCTTTAGCTAAGACCGCTCGGCCAGCCTACGAGCGGATGCACAGCGGCCTTGTCCGGCGGCGGTTTCGGCGTCGTCGCTTGGCCATCGGGGTTCAGGCTGAGCACTTCCTTGCCCTCGGGGATCGTCCAGAGTTTGACGATCCCCTGCGCATCGCCGCTGGCCAGGAGCTTGCCATCGGGAGCGAACGCGACCCAGGTTGCCTCGGCCTCGTGACCGATGAGCTGCCTTGCAA harbors:
- a CDS encoding DUF885 domain-containing protein, which produces MNVIPLTVRLAIATLAIASLSQASAQEADRKMEDFFKQYLEEHFQMQPLRATWLGDHRFDHLLDDVSPAARGRWLAHARTTLDELPKKVDYSALSRAGQIDFEIFKHDLETTIWLTENRHPFEEDPRTYVGYINDGVYVLLTRSTLPKETNIANCIARMGQIPRVVAAAKANLTSPPKAILETAIRQNRGMISFYDKEIFELARETTQIEALKRSAATVVALLKDYGAFLEGDLMSRATGEWRLGKEKFGRQQELELDAGMTADQVFADAQTEFERVRRDMYVIARQLWSEYFPKRPLPPDDAIGRRATIRQVIDAIGQEHGRPDELIRDARSTVDRIKTFIREHDILRLPDPDRCQVIEMPKFRRGNAAAYLDSAAPLDPLAESFYAISPPDGDAKYVETFLQEYNPRMLQILTIHEAYPGHYVQFEYANRTSSLVRRVLASGVFAEGWAVYTEQMMLDQGYGNGDLRLRLMQLKFYLRAVANAIIAHQMHYTDSSDGSVLGFLMEEAFQSEAEASAKIVRVKQSSTQLSTYFVGRMALYRLRQQVEREMGDNFDLGRYHEAVISEGTVPVKYLPELVRARLKQPR